GGCAGAGATTTTTTTCTTGTCCTGTTAGATTGATAAGATGCGAAACGCCGAACTCCTCAGAAATCTCTTCGAATCTCAGAATTTTGTCAAATGGCAGTGGCTTAGTAGCCACTGATGGTGCGACAATTTCCAATGGGTCATCAGTTGACATTCTTCCTATCCTGGAGGATCTTGACTAGTGACAGGTTTGACAAATCGGCGAGCTTTCCATGCATCAATGAATCGGTGGTGCTTTCGTCTTTGTGGTCGGATTTGTCAAAGTTGATCTCCACATACTTGGCTAGCTGTGTTTCGGTCTCCATCTTTAATTTGAAGCTCAACATCCTTTTTTCTAGCTTAGCCTGCTATGTCTTCACTTCCAGGCTTCTTTCGGAATCCGGCGCCAAGGTGGAGAGACCAGAGCTGTGTGTGGATGGATTCGACAAGTTGTCGAACTAGGAGGTCGTCTCGATGTCTTAATGTGAAAAACGACGGTGGGCTGCCTGTCTACCTCAAGTTGAAAACGTACATTGCTTAGTGCGTGGCGTTcgacgtgaaatttttaaatcagtaatACTATATTTTCCCAGTCCATAACCAGATTTGTCTGTCAATTTCACCGTGACCGGTCTACATATTCTATTGACAAAATCCGGCCCAACAAATCTATGTACCAACCTTGAGGAATATGTGTGCCTTACTACTTAGCATTTTATAAAGGTAATGGACCACTCTAATCTCCACCGATTCGACTCTTATCTGAATTGATCTTGTCTCAACGCTTTTTTGagcttttctttatttgaattgCGATTTTATAAAGGAATTCGTCAATTTTCTTCATACGCGCGATCCACTCGTCGATTGAGTCTTTGGCGGCTGGGTTGTCGATATTTTCAGGGAACTTTATAGCGCGCTTGACCTGATTGCTTTGGGGATGACTTAATGAAGTAGTGATATGCTTAACGCCTCTCGCTAGCAACAGGGCTCTGAAATCTTTATTTATGTATTCTGTACCGTTATCCGTGACAATGTACCTCGGTGTTCCCCAATGGTCGAAAACCTCATCGAGCGCTTTAACTACGAACTTGCTGGTCCTATGACGAATTGCGAATAACTCTATACATTTAGTGTATAAATCTTGCAAGACAATCCAACCTTGAAGTTTAGCCAGAAATCCTTTCCGAGAATTAAATCTCCTGACAATTCCGGCAATTGCTAAACCATTGGGGTCCATAGATATCAGCTATGTAAAAAACAATTCCCACTCCGCCTAGTCCTTTAACAACCTACTTATCTCCGAGACGTACGCCTGCTCGAGATGTCAAATCAGTCGTCAAATTCTCAGTGTGGAATTGTTTGACTGGTTTGTAAGCAGATTCGCTGTGAAATGATCTCTCAATACCATTGTCGATTATGCCACGAATTTTTTTCACcgataatattaatttcaacagTTATCCTAATCGACTTTTTAGATTCATGAGTCGCGTTACCGGAACGATATATTCTCCTTTGTGCTAGTCGGTGGATGACTCATGGAGGAAGTCGAGTTGGAACCAAAGTTCTATTAAAAGAAGTTGGTTTTTTTTAAGACTAACTGGGTCAGTCACGTCCTCCTCGAAGCTCTCATCCGAAAATGAAAGTGAGGCTCTAGTTTCCTCAAACGATCTCCCCTGAATTGCGTGTAAAACATGTTCCACCGCGTCATCAGAATCTTCCGAGTCACTAGGAGGTTCGTCAAATAAATGTAACTCTAGTGGATTAGGGTCATTGAACTGAATTTTGCTGACATGACAGTCCATGCCATCCAATTTTTTTGGTTGGTCGATGTCAAAGATCTTTGAAATATCGGACACCTTTTCAGACGAAGAAAGTTGCTGAATATCTCATTTATGACCTTGGTTTCAGTAATCTGATGGGAAATTACTGAGTTCTTTCGGAGCTTCCCTGGTATACTGGACAACTAGTGTAGAAATGTTCAGTTACGCGCCAAAACCAACAGATCATTTGTGGCTCTAGCTTACAGAAGGGTAATATATGCCCTAGTTTCGTGCAATTGAAGCAGAATAATTCAGAACGGTCGAAAGGTGGTTTTACTCTTTCCAACTTTAGTTCTTCGATAACAGGGGTCTTAACAACATTTTTGTCTCTTGtgtttactttattttactttcCTTGAAACTTGTCCAAGTTGTGGTCCAGTCTTTGACGTGTCATGGACTTCGTATTTTGAATCTGTAGATATTTTTAGGATTCTTACTTAATTTAAGTTGAGAAGCATTAAAGTCCGTGACTTTTTTGCTCTCAGAACTCCCATCACTCGACCTTAATTCGGCTTGGGCCAAATATTCTTCGAACTCACCAACGGAGTCGAATTGTCCCTACACATCAGCGTTGTCGTCGGTCGAAACAAAAAGTCAGGATCTTTTGATCAGGAGATTTGACAAAAAATCAGgagatacataaaaaataataaattatcattaaaataattgaaatactattaaataatataattttatcatatagtagcaaaatttcatgaaataaagTGTTGTTTTGCAAACATGCACTCGCTCGCATTACAAGAGATCTAAACAACCGTGTTGCCGATTTGGCAGCCACATTTAGTTTTCTCGCGGGAAAACTTGAAATCTGCTTGACGAAAAATACATTCACCCTTACAAGCCACACTTTACTAGAAAGAACTGTTCATAACTCACTTGCCGTCAGTGGCAGGCAGCCTGTCTGCAGTATATACACAAGAGTGATAGAGATAGGAAACAATCAGAATAGTCCACCTCTTTTACTCTTATGGATATTATGCAGACTGGCTGCCTACCCCTGCCCCTGCGAGCAAGACCAGAATAAGATttgagttaattaattttttgacaataaataaTTCTTATCAGTTTCTTATGGCAAGACATAACGACTGATTTTAAAcctagaatttaattttataatacttgCTGAACGAGGACCAGGGGAAGACCTAAAATCGGTAAAcaacataaaatacttttaaataattaaacattgaaTAATGGAGGAAGATCCTTTCATTCAAGTGGAGATAATCAGATAATTAATAACTAAATACTCAGAACATGACTTAAACGTCGAAGCTGGCACCTTTATTTCACAattataatttggaatatttcgtCTTATTCGACGAACAAGATTTAATGTACATTTTAATCACATAATACTGTAGCTCAAGTCGATTTGTTTACATGTGTCTTTACACcatgtatttattatttgtaaattttcaagtcaGGACAGACAAATATCTTATAATGAATAACGCGCACTAGGTAATTGACATATGAAttcataacttcaaaatttttaattgaaaatacaatatttcgaTATTGAATATCATTTCCTGAATTCCTATAACTTTCTACATTACTGAATGTCCTCACATTGGGGGCCAAATGGGACAGAGATAAATTGTGGATTTAGTTTTtgacaataaaatgaaaaattcaatacaTCCCCTTTTCCAAAACTTTTACTTTCACTGGGCGCGGTTCGGGTCATAGCTGCCAATGCTCgacattttaatcgaaaaaacatagcttaaaaataagataaacgTTTAtctttcggcctgctggccttaaaaactTGACTTAATTACACTTccatattttacagaattttcttaaaactacctCTTTAGAGTTAACATTCATCCACACCTTATATATAATCTGCTCACTTTTATAGCCTAGCACATCTCACCTCACACGCAAGtcgctattttctcgctatgcctcgcatttccagtctctgcctccgcggctaacacctaatatttatctactatttacaatatttacacttttcttacacttaccataaaaaaatacacctaccactaaaaaaaacttcaatttttttgaagaataataaacaattcgtaaaataatgcaatttaaaatatataatattaaaattttacttcttacatgccataNNNNNNNNNNNNNNNNNNNNNNNNNNNNNNNNNNNNNNNNNNNNNNNNNNNNNNNNNNNNNNNNNNNNNNNNNNNNNNNNNNNNNNNNNNNNNNNNNNNNgcccaaataaatgaacgaatggaattgcgag
The sequence above is drawn from the Belonocnema kinseyi isolate 2016_QV_RU_SX_M_011 chromosome 7, B_treatae_v1, whole genome shotgun sequence genome and encodes:
- the LOC117176593 gene encoding uncharacterized protein LOC117176593, giving the protein MDPNGLAIAGIVRRFNSRKGFLAKLQGWIVLQDLYTKCIELFAIRHRTSKFVVKALDEVFDHWGTPRYIVTDNGTEYINKDFRALLLARGVKHITTSLSHPQSNQVKRAIKFPENIDNPAAKDSIDEWIARMKKIDEFLYKIAIQIKKSSKKR